A single Thermoanaerobacterium sp. RBIITD DNA region contains:
- a CDS encoding zinc-ribbon domain-containing protein has protein sequence MYQDKTLVCKDCGAEFVWTAGEQEFYAQKGFQNAPVRCKACRDAKKQRNNQFNSRRDRRVAGVNK, from the coding sequence ATGTATCAAGACAAGACATTGGTCTGCAAAGACTGTGGGGCAGAATTCGTTTGGACTGCCGGCGAACAAGAATTTTACGCGCAAAAAGGTTTTCAAAATGCACCAGTAAGATGTAAAGCTTGCAGAGATGCAAAAAAACAAAGAAACAATCAGTTTAACTCCAGAAGAGACAGAAGAGTTGCTGGAGTAAATAAGTAA
- a CDS encoding TIGR03915 family putative DNA repair protein, which produces MLNYLFDGSFDGLMTVIYESYYKHQVPDNIIIKGELQQNMLSQNIYIETDIEKSEKVQNAIKNKISRESLKNIFYAYLSELDSSYILIYKYIRMGFKLGKKIDNYLSNETVFNVHKIRQKVSHESHKMIELIRFKEIKKGLYYAKIHPDYNVLCLIVPHFASRFQNQYFMINDIRRNITAIYDKNDWIITDMLPENIMLTNDEENYENLWKVYYENIAIKERKNPRLQRQNMPKKYWDLLVEKS; this is translated from the coding sequence ATGCTTAATTATCTTTTTGATGGATCATTTGATGGTCTAATGACAGTTATCTATGAATCATATTATAAGCATCAAGTACCTGATAATATTATTATAAAAGGAGAATTGCAGCAAAATATGCTAAGTCAAAATATTTACATAGAAACAGATATAGAAAAATCAGAAAAAGTCCAAAATGCCATTAAGAACAAAATATCCCGTGAATCATTAAAAAATATTTTCTATGCCTATTTATCGGAACTCGACAGTTCATACATTTTAATATACAAATATATAAGGATGGGATTTAAATTAGGTAAAAAAATCGATAACTACCTCTCAAATGAAACTGTATTTAATGTACATAAAATTAGGCAAAAAGTATCGCATGAGTCACATAAGATGATAGAACTTATTAGGTTTAAAGAAATAAAAAAAGGTTTGTATTATGCAAAGATACATCCGGACTACAATGTTTTATGTCTTATAGTGCCACATTTCGCATCGAGATTTCAAAACCAGTATTTCATGATAAATGACATCAGAAGAAATATAACCGCGATATATGATAAAAATGATTGGATAATAACAGATATGTTACCCGAAAATATTATGTTAACCAATGATGAAGAAAATTACGAAAATCTCTGGAAGGTTTATTATGAAAATATTGCCATAAAAGAAAGAAAAAACCCCCGACTTCAAAGACAAAACATGCCAAAGAAGTACTGGGATCTACTAGTAGAAAAGTCTTAA
- the raiA gene encoding ribosome-associated translation inhibitor RaiA: MKITVSGKNGMIITDGLRNSANKSLSKIEKLFTEDTEARVVLSVQKNNQIAEVTIPFKGMIFRAEEVSDDMYASIDNVVDKLEKQILKYKTKIKNNFATESIRFDIPQDYIKNGSSEENEFEVVKTKRFSIKPMSIEEAILQMNLLGHNFFVFTNSETDDFTVVYKRKDGRYGLIEPTM; encoded by the coding sequence ATGAAAATAACAGTAAGCGGGAAAAACGGAATGATAATAACGGATGGGCTTAGAAATTCAGCTAATAAAAGTCTTAGCAAGATTGAAAAGCTTTTTACCGAAGATACTGAAGCAAGGGTTGTACTAAGCGTTCAAAAAAATAATCAGATTGCTGAGGTTACGATACCATTTAAGGGAATGATTTTTAGAGCTGAAGAAGTAAGCGATGATATGTATGCTTCTATTGATAATGTAGTTGACAAACTCGAAAAGCAGATATTGAAATACAAGACAAAGATAAAAAATAATTTTGCAACTGAATCTATAAGATTTGATATTCCACAGGATTACATAAAGAATGGATCATCAGAGGAAAACGAATTTGAGGTAGTTAAGACAAAGAGATTCTCAATTAAACCTATGTCAATTGAAGAAGCTATACTTCAAATGAATTTACTTGGACATAATTTCTTTGTTTTCACTAATTCTGAGACAGACGATTTTACAGTCGTATATAAGAGAAAAGATGGGCGATATGGTTTAATAGAACCGACAATGTAG
- the fliS gene encoding flagellar export chaperone FliS gives MFDPYMEYKQNSIMTASPEELVLMLYNGVIRFIEEAKLAIKDKNIEKAHNSIMRAQDIVLELMATLDMQYDISKNLYNIYEYISRRLVEANLKKDTEALDEVKTLVSDLKDTWTKGVNKVRSKVYSKG, from the coding sequence ATGTTTGATCCATACATGGAGTACAAACAAAATTCTATAATGACAGCGAGCCCAGAAGAATTAGTTTTGATGCTATATAATGGCGTTATTCGTTTCATAGAAGAAGCAAAGTTAGCCATAAAAGATAAAAATATCGAGAAGGCTCATAATAGTATTATGAGAGCACAGGATATAGTTTTAGAACTAATGGCGACGCTTGACATGCAGTATGATATATCAAAAAATCTTTATAATATATATGAATATATTTCAAGAAGGCTTGTAGAAGCAAATCTAAAAAAAGATACAGAAGCTCTTGATGAGGTAAAAACATTAGTAAGTGATTTAAAGGATACGTGGACAAAGGGTGTAAATAAAGTTCGTTCAAAAGTATATTCAAAGGGTTGA
- a CDS encoding SH3 domain-containing protein — protein MLHADYWIRKIHDADKVIMTKNEISEFNQKIIERINKVYNLEKYKESLTKDELMEYISEYKVPTKERYFANGNAVAKDFYDSLIENTNLVGIKKINPVKYGITVRNTSIRTFPTDIGIYSIKGDIEFDRFQETGCQAIEPVIILHTSYDGKWFFVQMYNYRGWVKKDDIAIAKDKKEIFDYLDTKDFIVVTGNHIRTQFNPFDKDISELEFDMGTRIPLENNKLVSIGNQNTFGNHVVKLPTRDVNGNLVFKDALVSMLQDVNIGYLPYTRANILRQAFKLLGDRYGWGDSFNGRDCSSFIMYVYKTFGFRLPRNADEQEGGVGLSYKFGEDTKAQDRIKLFNEVKPGAAIYMPGHAMMYIGTENGIPYIIHDFSGYGVKKGNEYKFVPVNEVGVTSTLLLTSSGTPFIEKFTSILQFEDKIR, from the coding sequence ATGCTTCATGCGGATTATTGGATCAGAAAAATTCATGATGCCGATAAAGTAATAATGACGAAAAATGAGATAAGCGAATTTAATCAAAAGATAATAGAAAGAATTAATAAAGTATATAATCTTGAAAAATACAAAGAAAGTCTTACAAAAGATGAATTGATGGAGTATATTAGTGAATACAAAGTCCCTACAAAAGAAAGATATTTTGCTAATGGAAATGCTGTGGCAAAAGATTTTTATGATTCTTTAATAGAAAATACAAATTTAGTTGGTATCAAAAAAATAAACCCTGTAAAATATGGTATAACTGTAAGAAATACTTCCATACGGACATTTCCGACAGATATCGGTATATACAGCATAAAAGGGGATATTGAATTTGATAGATTTCAAGAAACGGGATGTCAAGCAATAGAACCTGTTATTATACTTCATACAAGTTATGATGGTAAATGGTTTTTTGTGCAGATGTACAATTACAGGGGATGGGTTAAAAAAGATGATATAGCCATTGCTAAAGACAAAAAGGAAATATTTGATTATTTAGATACAAAGGACTTTATAGTTGTAACGGGTAATCACATAAGGACACAGTTTAACCCATTTGATAAAGATATTTCAGAACTAGAATTTGATATGGGTACAAGGATACCCCTAGAAAATAATAAGCTTGTAAGTATAGGTAATCAAAATACATTTGGAAATCATGTTGTTAAGTTGCCTACAAGAGATGTTAATGGAAATCTTGTATTTAAGGATGCATTGGTATCAATGTTGCAAGATGTAAATATAGGTTACCTTCCATATACGAGAGCAAATATTTTAAGACAGGCATTTAAACTTCTTGGTGATAGGTATGGCTGGGGTGACAGCTTTAATGGAAGGGATTGCTCAAGCTTTATAATGTATGTATATAAGACATTTGGATTTAGACTTCCAAGGAACGCCGATGAACAAGAAGGCGGTGTAGGTCTATCATATAAATTTGGAGAAGATACAAAAGCACAGGATAGAATAAAGCTTTTTAATGAAGTAAAACCAGGTGCCGCTATATATATGCCTGGTCATGCTATGATGTATATAGGAACTGAAAATGGGATTCCATATATTATACATGACTTTAGCGGATATGGTGTAAAAAAGGGTAATGAATATAAATTTGTTCCGGTAAATGAAGTTGGAGTGACATCGACGCTTTTACTGACTTCATCAGGAACGCCTTTTATTGAGAAATTTACATCAATTCTTCAATTTGAAGATAAGATTCGATAA
- a CDS encoding flagellar protein FlaG yields the protein MIKGVSLEGGKNNFVDNVLSDEINKVKDILKRPINDNSLKDEINNENNRIKNSNGTYFEFSVHKPTNTIVVKIVDSATNEVIDEIPPEKILDLVAGLWKIAGIFVDRKI from the coding sequence GTGATTAAGGGAGTTTCTTTAGAAGGAGGAAAGAACAATTTCGTAGACAATGTATTGTCTGACGAGATAAATAAAGTAAAGGACATATTAAAAAGACCAATTAATGATAATTCTTTAAAAGACGAGATAAATAATGAAAATAATAGGATAAAAAACAGCAATGGAACATATTTTGAATTTTCTGTACATAAACCAACAAATACGATAGTTGTAAAAATTGTTGATAGTGCTACGAATGAGGTAATTGACGAGATACCACCAGAAAAAATATTGGATTTGGTCGCAGGGCTATGGAAGATTGCCGGAATATTTGTTGATAGAAAAATATAG
- a CDS encoding HD-GYP domain-containing protein yields the protein MLSKKLIFYITFIIIIGISVIIYSIVNINIHYISDILILIIFSAICESLPIYINNNVSVSVAYAVDLMAILLYGPLEGAIIASIGNLLLIRHVNRKMKCALNTPYYKTLFNISQITISVFLGGFVYKYLGGVPGRYVYPKYLIPAIIASAVYYFSNSGIVAVLLSFLLKKPILSIWTSDFSWTLINFLFLAFIGILMASAFIAYGYITLVIFFVPLLMVRYMFKLYMDLKRSYYDTINALTKALEAKDKYTLGHSKSVEKLSVYLCREAGFSEAHTEMVRIAALLHDVGKIGIIENILNKPGKLSKEEYDYIKMHPMSGYEILKDVPFLKNVRYWVRYHHEWYNGKGYPDGISGKQIPLEAEILSIADVFDALVSDRPYRDAYTRDEAYKIIVDSEGTQFSPRIINLFKKAYEKNKEDFKHDF from the coding sequence ATTTTGAGTAAAAAGTTGATTTTTTATATAACATTTATTATAATTATTGGTATTTCGGTTATAATATATTCAATAGTTAATATTAATATACATTATATCAGTGATATTCTGATTTTAATTATCTTTTCAGCTATTTGTGAATCTTTACCAATATACATAAATAATAATGTTTCGGTTTCTGTTGCCTATGCAGTAGATTTAATGGCTATATTATTATATGGTCCTCTAGAAGGCGCAATAATAGCTTCAATTGGTAACTTGCTTCTGATTAGACATGTTAATAGGAAAATGAAATGTGCGTTAAATACTCCATACTATAAAACTTTATTTAATATTTCACAAATAACTATAAGTGTGTTTTTGGGCGGATTCGTTTATAAATATTTGGGTGGTGTCCCTGGAAGGTACGTATATCCAAAATATTTAATTCCAGCGATTATAGCTTCCGCGGTATATTATTTTTCAAATTCTGGTATTGTAGCTGTTCTTCTCTCTTTTTTGCTTAAAAAACCAATTTTGTCAATATGGACATCTGATTTCAGTTGGACCTTGATCAATTTCTTATTTCTAGCTTTTATAGGTATATTAATGGCATCGGCTTTTATAGCATATGGATATATTACACTCGTTATATTTTTTGTACCGCTTTTAATGGTAAGGTATATGTTTAAACTTTACATGGATTTAAAGCGTTCATATTATGATACAATAAATGCCCTCACAAAAGCATTGGAAGCAAAAGATAAATACACTTTAGGACACTCAAAAAGTGTTGAAAAATTATCTGTTTATTTGTGCAGAGAAGCAGGATTCAGTGAGGCACATACAGAGATGGTACGCATTGCAGCTCTTTTACATGATGTAGGTAAAATAGGCATAATAGAAAATATTTTAAATAAACCTGGCAAACTTTCAAAAGAAGAGTATGATTATATTAAGATGCATCCTATGAGTGGATATGAAATATTAAAGGATGTACCATTTCTGAAAAATGTCCGATATTGGGTAAGGTATCATCATGAGTGGTACAATGGAAAGGGTTATCCCGACGGTATAAGCGGAAAGCAGATACCGCTTGAAGCAGAGATACTTTCTATCGCAGATGTTTTTGATGCACTTGTTTCGGACAGGCCATATCGTGACGCATATACAAGAGATGAAGCATATAAGATAATAGTTGATAGTGAAGGCACACAGTTTAGCCCAAGGATAATAAATCTTTTTAAGAAAGCATATGAAAAGAATAAGGAGGATTTTAAGCATGATTTTTGA
- a CDS encoding putative DNA modification/repair radical SAM protein → MDLFDKIRILSDAAKYDVSCSSSGSNRKNNNGGIGNAAYYGICHSWSDDGKCISLLKILFTNICIYNCSYCVNRCTNDVERAAFTPDELADLTINFYRRNYIEGLFLSSAVYKSPDYTMELLIKTVKKLREEYNFNGYIHLKAIPGADINLIRLAGLYADRMSVNIELPSEKSLKLLAPQKKKEAILKPMRYIHNQLVENKESKKLIRHIDKFVPAGQTTQLIIGATPESDRTILKLSENLYMKYNLKRVYYSAYIPVASGANLPAISSPPLLREHRLYQADWLLRYYGFNADELLDESNPNFDSSLDPKCDWALKNLHLFPVEVNIADYNMLLRVPGIGVKTAKRIIAARRVCSLNYDALKNIGVVLKRAKYFITCNGKYYGGCELDDNMIRNKLSTKNNVIDEQLSIFSLFQNSAETNLPVLRT, encoded by the coding sequence ATGGATCTTTTTGATAAAATAAGAATCCTGTCTGATGCAGCAAAATATGATGTATCATGTTCGTCGAGCGGTAGCAATAGAAAAAATAATAATGGTGGTATTGGCAATGCCGCATATTATGGCATTTGCCATAGCTGGTCAGATGATGGAAAATGCATATCACTTCTAAAAATATTATTTACAAATATCTGCATATATAACTGTTCCTATTGCGTAAACAGATGTACAAATGATGTTGAAAGAGCAGCATTTACACCAGATGAGCTTGCAGATCTCACGATTAATTTCTACCGTCGCAATTACATAGAAGGATTATTTTTAAGCTCAGCAGTGTACAAAAGTCCTGATTATACTATGGAGCTTTTAATAAAAACAGTCAAAAAACTGCGGGAAGAATACAATTTTAATGGATACATACACCTTAAAGCGATACCAGGCGCTGATATAAACTTAATAAGGTTAGCAGGTCTTTATGCAGATCGTATGAGCGTCAATATAGAACTTCCATCTGAAAAATCGTTGAAGCTATTAGCACCGCAAAAGAAAAAAGAGGCAATTTTAAAGCCCATGAGATATATACATAATCAGTTAGTAGAAAATAAGGAGTCAAAAAAGCTCATTCGTCATATAGATAAATTTGTACCAGCGGGTCAGACAACACAGCTTATAATCGGTGCAACACCTGAAAGCGATAGAACAATACTAAAACTTTCTGAAAATCTATATATGAAGTACAATCTAAAAAGAGTCTATTACTCTGCATATATCCCTGTTGCATCGGGTGCTAATCTTCCGGCTATATCATCACCGCCATTATTGAGGGAACACCGCCTATATCAGGCTGACTGGCTTTTAAGGTATTATGGCTTTAACGCAGATGAATTGCTAGATGAATCAAATCCAAACTTTGATTCATCTCTGGATCCAAAATGCGATTGGGCACTTAAAAATCTTCATCTCTTTCCTGTTGAAGTAAATATTGCTGATTACAATATGCTTCTAAGAGTCCCAGGAATCGGCGTGAAAACAGCAAAGCGTATAATTGCCGCAAGGCGTGTTTGTTCCTTAAATTATGATGCACTTAAAAATATAGGTGTCGTCTTAAAAAGGGCAAAATATTTTATAACTTGCAATGGCAAATATTATGGTGGATGCGAGTTAGATGATAATATGATAAGAAATAAATTATCAACAAAGAACAATGTAATAGATGAACAGCTTTCTATATTTAGCTTATTTCAAAATTCTGCAGAAACAAATTTGCCCGTATTAAGAACATAA
- the fliD gene encoding flagellar filament capping protein FliD, whose amino-acid sequence MDPISMQSYNTSNLLRVSGLASGLDTESMVKQLMQAASIPLDKLSQQKQWLQWQQEDLKDINTQLLALRDNNLFKMKLQGTYLAKSVTSSNTAVATATAGSGAVNGTYTLTVKQLASAATATSSVISSTDNLNTTTQDITFTLSNGEINTSATIRIKPGATINDVVTAINDATSTTHISATYDSNLGRLFLISNTTGLKSQINFSNDTSSFITNTLKLSIIQGKDAQFTLNDTSTNAIVYSENTNNFQLLGINVNLIGTGTTTLSVQNDTDTIYNTIKSFVDSYNNIITKINTKLSEKRYYDYPPLTDAQKQAMKDNDITLWEQKARSGDLNGNDSLTSIYYSLRNVISGTVTASDGKSVTLSSIGITTGQWYEGGKLYIDETKLKDAIQNNPQEVIDLFTKVTDSTKPGANSTDGIASRLYYAVNKGIDLITNEAGGGQYQLYDNSFIGQQIRELDQRMADMQDHLNTLEQQYYAQFTQLETYIGQMNSQSQWLSRQLGGTSG is encoded by the coding sequence ATGGATCCAATTAGTATGCAAAGCTATAACACTAGCAATTTGTTAAGAGTAAGCGGACTTGCATCTGGGCTCGATACAGAATCAATGGTGAAACAGCTTATGCAAGCTGCGAGTATACCACTTGACAAGCTGAGCCAGCAGAAACAGTGGCTACAGTGGCAGCAGGAAGATCTAAAAGACATTAATACACAGCTTTTAGCTTTAAGAGACAATAATTTATTTAAGATGAAACTGCAGGGAACATATCTTGCAAAAAGTGTTACATCATCAAATACTGCAGTTGCAACTGCAACGGCAGGTAGTGGCGCAGTAAATGGAACATACACTTTGACAGTAAAACAACTGGCATCAGCGGCAACTGCAACAAGTAGTGTAATTTCTTCTACCGATAATTTAAATACAACGACTCAAGATATAACATTTACATTATCAAATGGAGAAATTAATACATCAGCAACTATAAGAATAAAACCTGGTGCTACAATAAATGATGTTGTTACAGCAATAAATGATGCAACTAGTACAACCCATATAAGTGCTACATATGATAGTAATTTGGGCAGGCTATTTTTAATTTCAAATACTACGGGTTTAAAATCGCAGATTAATTTTAGTAATGATACTTCTTCATTTATTACTAATACTTTAAAATTGTCGATAATACAAGGTAAAGATGCACAGTTTACGTTGAACGATACTTCTACTAATGCAATAGTTTATTCAGAAAATACAAATAATTTTCAATTACTTGGCATCAACGTTAATCTAATAGGAACTGGAACAACAACTCTTTCAGTCCAAAACGACACAGATACGATATACAATACCATAAAGAGCTTTGTTGACAGCTATAATAATATAATAACAAAGATAAATACAAAATTATCTGAAAAAAGATATTATGATTATCCGCCACTTACAGATGCCCAGAAACAGGCAATGAAGGATAACGATATAACATTGTGGGAACAAAAGGCGAGAAGTGGTGATTTAAACGGCAATGACAGCCTTACATCAATATATTATTCATTGAGAAATGTTATATCAGGTACTGTAACGGCTTCTGACGGAAAAAGTGTGACGTTGAGCTCAATTGGAATTACGACGGGACAGTGGTATGAAGGAGGAAAACTATATATAGATGAAACTAAGCTAAAAGATGCTATACAAAATAACCCACAAGAGGTAATTGACCTGTTTACGAAAGTAACAGATTCTACAAAACCAGGTGCAAATAGTACTGACGGAATAGCATCACGACTTTATTATGCAGTTAATAAAGGCATAGATTTGATTACTAATGAGGCAGGAGGCGGGCAATATCAATTATACGATAATAGTTTCATAGGTCAGCAAATAAGAGAATTGGACCAAAGAATGGCAGACATGCAAGACCATTTAAATACACTTGAACAGCAGTATTATGCCCAGTTTACACAGCTCGAGACATATATAGGACAGATGAATTCGCAGAGTCAATGGTTGAGTCGTCAGCTTGGCGGTACTTCTGGTTAA
- the flgN gene encoding flagellar export chaperone FlgN: MISDVKRLIELAEDKLKFLETLLILNDDLNTAINSQNLDDIKNLLIKKQGIIDNIDKIDTDFIPMYNLYKKVNKIDSIFNTSNNNTDKSKLKGILIDIKSTLSKIKEKDDKNMEDINKTFKKVESKLNELSKGKNGYIEYVKYYSPDSYFVDKKR, from the coding sequence ATGATTAGCGATGTAAAAAGGCTCATAGAATTAGCAGAAGATAAGTTAAAATTTTTAGAAACTTTACTAATCCTTAATGATGATCTAAACACAGCCATAAATTCACAAAATCTCGACGATATCAAAAATCTGTTAATAAAAAAGCAAGGTATTATAGACAATATAGATAAGATTGATACAGATTTTATACCAATGTATAATTTATATAAAAAGGTTAATAAGATAGACAGCATATTTAATACATCTAATAATAATACTGATAAAAGCAAATTAAAAGGCATATTAATAGATATAAAGTCAACATTATCAAAGATTAAGGAAAAGGACGACAAAAATATGGAAGACATAAATAAAACCTTTAAAAAGGTTGAAAGCAAGCTAAATGAATTATCAAAAGGTAAAAATGGTTACATTGAATATGTGAAATATTATTCTCCAGATAGCTATTTCGTTGATAAAAAGCGATAA
- a CDS encoding aspartyl-phosphate phosphatase Spo0E family protein — protein MAKVIKEHYFKKDDVERKIKCLKGELNKCNIDKPKALEISQELDKLIVEYMERKKSSGE, from the coding sequence ATGGCAAAGGTTATAAAAGAACACTATTTTAAAAAAGATGATGTTGAAAGGAAGATAAAATGCCTAAAGGGGGAGTTAAATAAGTGCAATATTGATAAGCCAAAAGCGCTTGAAATAAGTCAGGAACTTGATAAGCTTATTGTAGAATATATGGAACGAAAAAAAAGTAGCGGAGAATGA
- the asnB gene encoding asparagine synthase (glutamine-hydrolyzing) — MCGIAGWVNFEIDLSHKDKILAAMGEKLINRGPDSSGMWLSPHCAIAQRRLIVIDPEGGIQPMIKKFGSRTYVIVYNGELYNTDELRDELKSFGHTFSGHSDTDVLLTSYIEWGPECVNKLNGIYAFAVWDDHENRLFLARDHLGIKPLFYTLKNGSLLFGSEIKAILAHPDIKAEIGPEGLAEIFVMGPTRTPGNGIFRGIYELKPGHYLIYNRNGIQTNQYWSLESHPHEDDLNTTLEKVRFFLDDASKRQLVSDVPLCSLLSGGLDSTAVSTFANEKLKKLGSRLITYSVDYAGNDKYFKPNQFQPNTDADFVGKVSKEIDTKHNYVFIDNEKLADALKPALYARDLPGMADVDSSLYLFLREVKRDVTVALSGEGADEVFGGYPWFRNKSAIESNTFPWIRMVNERMKLLSPYVVESIRPIEYLNDRYTEALNEVPHLPGEDKHAARMREIFYLNLTRFLSMLLDRMDRMSMASGLEVRVPFLDPRLVKYVWNIPWEMKNLNNREKGLLRHALKGYIPDLVVERKKSPYPKTHNPIFRNVVRRWVQEIIDDPTSPLLQLINKEEVQKLIDADAKAFDPAWFSQLMGGPQLFAYLVQINFWLKDYNITLV, encoded by the coding sequence ATGTGTGGCATTGCAGGATGGGTAAATTTTGAAATAGACTTATCACATAAAGATAAAATACTTGCAGCAATGGGAGAAAAACTTATTAATAGAGGACCTGATAGCTCTGGAATGTGGTTATCACCCCATTGTGCCATTGCACAAAGAAGGCTCATCGTAATAGATCCTGAAGGTGGAATCCAGCCTATGATCAAAAAATTTGGCAGTAGGACATATGTTATTGTATATAATGGTGAACTTTATAATACAGATGAATTGCGAGATGAACTAAAATCATTTGGACATACTTTTAGCGGACACTCTGATACAGATGTCCTTTTGACATCATATATTGAGTGGGGTCCTGAATGTGTAAATAAGCTAAACGGCATTTATGCTTTCGCAGTCTGGGATGATCATGAAAATAGGCTGTTTCTCGCAAGAGACCACTTGGGCATAAAACCTCTTTTTTATACATTAAAAAATGGTTCTCTCCTTTTTGGCTCTGAAATAAAAGCTATTTTAGCGCATCCCGATATTAAAGCAGAAATAGGTCCGGAAGGCCTTGCAGAAATATTTGTCATGGGACCGACAAGAACACCAGGCAATGGAATATTCCGAGGCATATATGAACTTAAGCCAGGTCATTATCTAATATACAACCGCAATGGGATACAAACAAATCAATATTGGTCACTTGAAAGCCATCCACATGAAGATGACCTTAATACAACTTTAGAAAAAGTCCGCTTTTTTCTGGATGATGCTTCTAAACGTCAGCTTGTATCAGATGTACCATTGTGTTCACTATTATCAGGTGGCCTTGACTCTACTGCAGTATCTACATTTGCAAATGAAAAACTAAAAAAACTTGGAAGTAGGCTTATAACATATTCTGTCGACTATGCAGGAAATGATAAATACTTTAAGCCGAATCAATTCCAGCCAAATACAGATGCAGATTTTGTAGGTAAGGTTTCAAAAGAGATAGATACGAAGCACAATTACGTCTTTATTGACAATGAAAAATTAGCAGACGCATTAAAACCTGCATTATATGCAAGAGACTTGCCTGGGATGGCTGATGTAGACTCATCATTATATCTCTTTTTAAGGGAAGTCAAAAGAGATGTAACAGTAGCACTTTCAGGTGAAGGTGCCGATGAAGTATTCGGCGGGTATCCATGGTTTAGGAATAAAAGTGCAATAGAATCAAATACTTTTCCATGGATCAGAATGGTAAATGAGCGGATGAAACTGCTCTCACCCTATGTTGTAGAATCAATCCGTCCAATTGAATACCTAAATGACCGATATACAGAGGCACTCAATGAAGTACCACACCTTCCTGGCGAAGATAAACATGCCGCACGCATGAGAGAAATATTTTACCTTAATCTTACAAGATTTCTATCCATGCTTCTTGATCGTATGGACAGGATGAGTATGGCATCTGGCTTAGAGGTTCGTGTTCCATTCTTGGACCCCAGGCTTGTCAAATACGTATGGAACATTCCCTGGGAAATGAAAAATCTAAATAACAGAGAAAAGGGATTGTTAAGGCATGCTTTAAAAGGTTATATACCTGATTTAGTAGTTGAAAGAAAAAAGAGCCCGTATCCAAAAACACACAATCCGATATTTAGAAATGTAGTAAGAAGATGGGTACAAGAGATAATAGATGATCCTACCTCACCCCTTTTACAACTGATAAATAAAGAAGAAGTACAAAAGCTAATCGATGCAGACGCAAAAGCATTTGATCCGGCATGGTTCTCACAACTTATGGGAGGACCGCAGCTTTTCGCATATCTTGTTCAGATTAATTTCTGGCTAAAAGATTATAATATTACTTTAGTATAA